Proteins co-encoded in one Melospiza melodia melodia isolate bMelMel2 chromosome 8, bMelMel2.pri, whole genome shotgun sequence genomic window:
- the SPP2 gene encoding secreted phosphoprotein 24 produces MHWESLLGKEKAWRIFGRHTMRIIIFLLTLSVFSCSGFPVYDYDLPVTEEALNASIARINSQSWSRNLYGVVRSRVMGVDTWDSDTYGLDLRFSIRETVCTKASGRDPSTCDFKSGPFVPTASCRSVVEVSGGLIANLTVRCHRSAFSSESMSSEEMMHVPIRTPDRRGSAPREDDAFAPEAFPSRGRGSSRGDWNKPSYSNPDRME; encoded by the exons ATGCACTGGGAATCCTTGCTTGGAAAGGAAAAAGCCTGGAGGATTTTTGGAAGACACACAATGAGGATCATAATTTTCCTCCTCACTTTGAGCGTTTTCTCATGTTCAG GGTTCCCAGTGTATGACTATGACCTCCCTGTCACAGAGGAGGCTCTCAATGCTTCCATTGCCCGGATCAATTCCCAGTCATGGAGCAGAAACCTGTATGGTGTTGTCAGGAGCCGAGTCATGGGT GTGGACACGTGGGACAGCGATACTTACGGGTTAGATCTGCGCTTCAGCATCCGCGAGACCGTGTGCACCAAAGCTTCGGGGAGAGACCCCTCCACCTGTGACTTCAAAAGTGGCCCTTTCGTG CCCACTGCTTCCTGCAGGAGCGTTGTGGAGGTCTCCGGGGGGCTGATTGCCAACCTCACTGTGCGGTGCCATCGCAGTGCGTTCAGCTCTGAATCCATGAGCAGCGAGGAG ATGATGCACGTGCCCATAAGGACCCCTGACAGGCGGGGCAGCGCTCCCAGGGAAG ATGATGCCTTTGCTCCTGAAGCCTTCCCTTCAAGGGGAAGAGGCAGCAGCCGTGGAGACTGGAACAAACCCAGCTACTCCAACCCTGACAGGATGGAATAA